The genomic segment AACCCGATGGACGTACATCACCACCCAGTTCTCTAAAGATGTATAGTTATTGGCTGATTCGAGACTGAAGGAGTGCAAGATACGCGCCTTGTATTCAGCAGAGGCTGCAAGAGTAATAAGTAGCCTGTTAGTTATCGATGATGCGCTTGCCGGAGTGCATCTGCAGTCGCAGTTCCGGAAAGCCGGATGTGATCGAACTATAGCCGAACATCGGTCCCAGTAGAACACTCCTCCGATGAGGTCCAGCACAAATCTTCGGGGTAACAGCAACCAATTTATGAATAGGATCGCCCCCTAACACCTATATGGAGTGCGAGAGTTCCCTAAGGTAATGTATGACAATATTCTAATTCCAACTGATGGGAGCCCAGGGATCGGGAGTGCTGTCGAGCAATGCATGATGCAAGCAAAGCAAAACGATGCAACGGTTCACGTACTGTACATCATCGACAGCCGTACACATATTATGTTGCCAGATGTTACACAAAAAAGGGTGGTCGAACTACTGAGGGAAGAAGGCCACCGAGCAGTCGAGCACATCCGTACCATCGCCAAAGAACACGATATCGAGTGTGTCACAGCACTCAAGCAAGGCGTACCTCATGAAGCGATTCTTACTTATGCTCAAGACCAGGGAATTGACCTCATCGTAATGGGAACCCATGGTCGAAGCGGTGAGAAAAAGCGTGTTCTGGGAAGTGTTACAGAGGAAGTGGTGCGGAATGCTTCAATTCCTGTAATGACAGTGCGGCTGACTAAGAAGGGGGTTCAATTTCTACAACTCGAAAATGACGAGTCGGAAGATGATCAGCTACCGGAAGAACAACAACGATACATCGGATAAACAAATGCACAAACGCGAATAATCATCACTACTCATTCAATTACTTGGCTCTGTTGAAATCCTGAGATATTCACACGTTCATCCGGTCGTTTGATTGAATGCAGGCCCTCCCAAGGTCCCGGTTACTCCGGTTCGTCGAACGAGCAGTTCACTTGGCTCGTCGAGCTATCGCTCGCTACTCCTCGAGATTCTCGAAACGTCGGTACACACTCCACCAGCACATCGTCCTGCTCTGCCTTAAAGTACGAAGGCTCTGTTGAAACCCTACACGAACTGCGTATCTATTATTCATTGAGTTTGGCTGGCTTTGTTGGAATACCATTAGTTAGGCACTATCCAAGGTGAAACAGCCGTTACATGGGCACGCCTACCTAACGAATGTTTCAGTAGATAAAATGTCGAATCAATAGGGTTTCAACAGAGCCAAATCGACGTAAAACGGTCCGATCGGCAATTCGAATATCACCGATTG from the Natronococcus sp. AD-5 genome contains:
- a CDS encoding universal stress protein — encoded protein: MYDNILIPTDGSPGIGSAVEQCMMQAKQNDATVHVLYIIDSRTHIMLPDVTQKRVVELLREEGHRAVEHIRTIAKEHDIECVTALKQGVPHEAILTYAQDQGIDLIVMGTHGRSGEKKRVLGSVTEEVVRNASIPVMTVRLTKKGVQFLQLENDESEDDQLPEEQQRYIG